One genomic region from Branchiostoma lanceolatum isolate klBraLanc5 chromosome 7, klBraLanc5.hap2, whole genome shotgun sequence encodes:
- the LOC136438676 gene encoding uncharacterized protein codes for MDREIMQTRNKSGFHQLVEVYNMQKHPEGGWYKETFRSSVHFQTEDGTESTAATVCYYLLPEVVRSTWRRLTSDEIWLYQDGGCLKIHMIDANGIYSTAVLGSTLLHREAKYEVLVPAGVWGAAEVMQGGEFTLISCVVAPGFDWKGLELGQEEELVTSFPHLADVIKYFCKK; via the exons ATGGACCGGGAAATAATGCAGACAAGGAATAAAAG TGGGTTCCATCAGCTTGTGGAAGTGTACAACATGCAGAAACATCCTGAGGGAGGCTGGTACAAAGAGACCTTTAGGTCGTCGGTTCATTTTCAG ACTGAAGACGGCACAGAGTCTACAGCTGCCACGGTCTGTTACTACCTGCTGCCTGAAGTGGTACGGTCCACCTGGCGCCGGCTGACGTCAGACGAAATATGGCtgtaccaagatggcggctgtcTGAAG ATTCATATGATTGACGCAAACGGCATCTACTCTACCGCTGTCCTGGGAAGCACCCTTCTTCACAGAGAGGCCAAGTATGAAGTTCTTGTGCCCGCTGGAGTTTGGGGTGCAGCAGAAGTTATGCAAGGCGGAGAATTTACGCTCATAAGCTGTGTTGTTGCACCAG gttttgACTGGAAGGGTTTGGAGCTCGGCCAGGAAGAAGAGCTGGTGACGTCATTTCCTCATCTGGCTGACGTCATTAAATATTTCTGTAAAAAGTAA
- the LOC136438474 gene encoding uncharacterized protein has protein sequence MQVHICTFSLQIKICLKENTNGQTRMSGSWGIGCLASDVTKARQELEKLKKDTGYLEPERGNLDDTNIGWKYGKPDYTMVNLEYMKGKTKNHLTGSLELMVENFVKRWETESAHFKELDQWTTINKEKYHVQANGGKVFNAEESDVVGSYNWLMWDCKKELYDAEKQDFESSLR, from the exons ATGCAAGTCCACATCTGTACTTTTTCATTGCAGATCAAAATTTGCCTTAAAGAAAATACAAACGGACAGACAAGAATGTCAGGGTCATGGGGCATCGGTTGTCTGGCGAGTGACGTCACCAAAGCAAGACAGGAGTTGGAGAAACTGAAGAAAGACACTGGTTACCTGGAGCCCGAGCGAGGAAACCTGGACGACACAAACATCGGGTGGAAATATGGCAAACCAGACTACACGATGGTGAACTTGGAATACATGAAG GGAAAAACCAAGAATCATCTGACAGGTTCACTAGAACTAATGGTGGAAAACTTCGTGAAAAGATGGGAGACTGAGTCAGCTCACTTTAAGGAACTAGACCAGTGGACTACAATCAATAAGGAGAAGTACCACGTGCAAGCTAATGGAGGGAAA GTCTTCAATGCAGAGGAGAGTGATGTGGTTGGGAGCTATAACTGGCTGATGTGGGATTGTAAGAAGGAACTATATGACGCAGAGAAACAAGATTTTGAGTCATCGCTTCGTTAG